In a genomic window of Kwoniella mangroviensis CBS 8507 chromosome 2, whole genome shotgun sequence:
- a CDS encoding eukaryotic translation initiation factor 6: MAVRTQFENSTDIGVFSKLTNAYCLTALASSTNFYSVFESELADVIPIVHTTIGGTRIVGRLTAGNRHGLLVPSTTTDQELQHLRNSLPPSVAIQRIEERLSALGNVIACNDYVALVHPDIDRETEEIIADTLKVEVFRQTVASNVLVGSYCALSNQGGLVHPKTSRSELDELSSLLQVPLVAGTVNRGSEVIGAGLVVNDWCAFTGLDTTATEISVIEATFRLQGQTSAAVINEMRDSLIDHYA, encoded by the exons ATGGCCGTCA GAACCCAATTTGAAAACTCGACAGATATCGGAGTATtctccaaactcaccaaTGC TTACTGTCTCACAGCTTTAGcatcatcaaccaacttCTACTCCGTCTTTGAATCCGAACTAGCCGATGTCATCCCAATAGTCCACACCACAATCGGAGGAACACGTATAGTCGGTCGATTAACCGCTGGAAACAGACACGGTCTATTGGTTCCCTCAACAACGACAGATCAGGAATTACAACATCTTCGAAattcccttcctccctctGTAGCCATACAGCGAATCGAAGAGAGGCTGAGTGCTTTGGGAAACGTAATAGCATGTAATGATTATGTCGCCTTGGTTCATCCCGATATAGATAGAGAGACGGAAGAGATTATTGCGGATACGTTGAAAGTGGAAGTTTTCAGACAGACCGTTGCTTCTAATGTGCTGGTGGGAAGTTATTGTGCTTTGTCGAACCAG GGAGGCCTCGTTCACCCCAAAACATCTCGATCCGAACTGGACGAATTATCATCCTTACTCCAAGTACCATTAGTAGCTGGAACAGTCAACAGAGGTTCAGAAGTCATAGGTGCAGGTCTGGTAGTTAACGATTGGTGTGCTTTCACCGGTTTGGATACTACCGCTACTGAGATCAGTGTTATCGAAGCTACTTTCC GTCTCCAAGGTCAAACTTCCGCTGCTGTCATCAATGAAATGCGTGATTCCCTTATTGACCACTACGCGTAA
- a CDS encoding transcription initiation factor IIA subunit 2, producing the protein MSGGQSYYEFYRGSSIGTALTDALDELITQGDIPPQLAMRVLQQFDKSLTECLQKGVKNKTTVKGHLATYRLCDDVWTFVIKDPQFKMEGVGAGAETVTAPKIKIVACKSGDAPEGKKSGAKSNDFS; encoded by the exons ATGTCGGGTGGTCAGAGTTATTACGAATTCTATAGGGGATCAAG TATCGGCACCGCCCTTACGGATGCTCTTGACGAACTGATCACTCAGGGTGATATCCCACCTCAACTAGCTATGAGGGTGTTGCAGCAG TTCGATAAATCCTTGACCGAATGTCTGCAGAAAGGAGTCAAGAACAAAACTACCGTGAAA GGTCATCTCGCGACTTATAGATTATGTGACGATGTATGGACATTCGTCATTAAAGATCCGCAATTCaagatggaaggtgttgGTGCAGG TGCCGAAACGGTAACAGCaccgaagatcaagatcgtAGCCTGTAAGAGTGGTGATGCGCCtgaagggaagaagagcgGTGCGAAGAGTAATGATTTTTCCTGA